From the Paenibacillus sp. MMS20-IR301 genome, the window ACAGCAGCTCCAGCGTCCGGTATACGGTCGCCAGTCCCAGATGCGGATAACTGCGTTTAACCAGCATGTATACCTCTTCAACACTTAAGTGATCCTTCTCGTTATCCAGCAGCACCTGCACTATGGCCTCGCGCTGAGGTGTAAGCTTATAATTCTGTGCCGCAAACTGCTGGCTTATATTAGCTACTCGGTTCACCCGGGCTCCCACCTTTTACGGAAGTAATTCTATCTCCGCAGAGTATTAGTAATCGTTACGATATAAGCATAACAAACTTGTCAAGCAATGAAAAGGCCTGACACCACTATGACAACAAGAGATTATTCCGGAGGAGTTCATTTGTGCCTAAGCCGGATTGTACGCTTCCCCATATCTTATATAGACTAAATCTCTTGAAAGTGAGGATGATCCGGATGGCGAAAGTTAGACCTAAGCAGACAGGGCAGCTTGTAACAGGCCGTGTGCTGCGCAGAGTTGCCGCGTCCATGCTGCCGTTCTACCGGAAAATAGCCGGAGACCGCAGGTTCGCCGCAGAATGGACAACTGCCGTAATCTCCGCAGACCTGGATCTGATGGGCAGACTGCTCGCCACGATTCCCGCCCTGGCCGGAGCAGAAAATTACGGAACGAACGGTATCGGCTACTTCATCTCCTTCCCCTTCCCGCTGCCGGTTGCCTTCTATACCAACGGAACTACGATTCCTCCGGGAACGGTGCAGTTCACCTTTAATACAAACGCCCACCGCAGCATTGCCAAGTCCGTAATCCCCCTGTACCGTGAGCTTGCGGTCAGCAGCCGCTTTGCCGAGAGCCTTGCTGCGGCTATCCGCAGGAAGAACAGCCGTGCAGTGACGGCAATGATACGCAGCAGGGTTACAGCTGACTCGCTTAAATCGGTTACGATTGAAGAAAACGGCGTGGCCTTGCTGTTCAGAACCCGGTTCAGCAAATATCCGTACCGCAACCTGTTTTTTCAGGAAATGATGTGAAGACTGCAACCTTTACGGCATCCGGAGCGTCAAAGTAGGCAAGCAGAAGCGGTATCTCCTCCTCTTAGGGACGGTTCCCGCTTCCGGACGGCCAAGCGGCCCAACCTACACATCCGAGGTGGAATTCAAATGAAGATCAAAAAGAGCGCAATTACAGCGGTTACAGCGGCAGCGCTGCTCTCCTTCTCGCTCGGCGGGCAGAGCTTTGCAGCGGCGGGCACATTCAAGGATATCAGCAACGTAACAGGCAAGGATAAAATCAGCTCGCTTAAGGAGTAAGGACTGATTAAAGGCATCTCGGACACCCAGTTCCTCCCCTCCTCCAAGGTTACTGTGGCTCAGGGAATACAGTTCATCTCGGGCGGACTCCAGCTCAGCCTTGCTGCTATTGACTTCAACAAGGCCCCTGTGGCCAGTTCCATTTTCTCCAAGGTAAAGGATAACAGCTGGTATGCTGAAGCCTTCATCAATGCGCACTATAACGGTGTAGAGATTCCTGCGGATATTGACCCGGCGAAGCCGATTACCAAAGAGCTGTTCACGAACCTCCTGATTCAGGCCGTAGAGAAGGCCGGGAATCTGCCGATGATCAATATTGTCCCGGCTGACATTACGGATGCCGACGCGCTGAATCCTTCCTACCAGGGCAGTGTTCAGCGGTCGCTGAAGTACAAGATCAATACGCTGGATGAGAGCGGCAAATTCAATCCGAAGAGCGAGCTTACACGTGCTGAAGCAGCCGTAATGCTCTACAACGCGCTTGAATATCTGAATTCCCCTGCGACATAACTGCAACAAAGACAGCCCGGAATTCCCCTTCCGGGCTGTCTTTCTATGCATCATTGCCTGTGTCCTTCAGCTCACTCTTCACCGCTGAGCCGGTTCAGGAACTGCAGTGCACGCGGATTACGCGTCTGCTCAAGCACCTGCTGCGGAGTTCCCTGCTCCAGAATGACCCCGTTATCCATCAGAATAATCCGGTCAGCCACATCAGCCGCGAATTTCATCTCATGGGTGACAATAACCATCGTCATCCCTTCACGGGCCAGCTGCCTGATTACTTTCAGCACCTCACCGACCAGCTCCGGATCAAGCGCCGAGGTCGGTTCATCGAACAGCAGCACCTCAGGCTCCATAGCCATTGCCCGGGCAATGGCTACCCGCTGCTGCTGGCCGCCGGACAGCTGGTGCGGATACGTATCCGCCTTGTCAGCCAGTCCCACCTTCTCCAGCAGCGCGAGCGCCTTCGCCCGCGCTTCCTCCTTGGACCGCTTCTGCACCGTCACCTGTCCCTCCATTACATTGCCGAGGGCCGTCATATGCGGAAACAGGTTGTAGGACTGGAAGACCATTCCAGTCTGCTGGCGCAGGGCCAGCAAGGAACGCTGCGGGATTTTGACGCCCGGAGTGAATTCAAGCCGGATTTTATTTACGGTCAGCCGGCCCTTGTCAGGAAGCTCCAGCAGGTTGAAGCAGCGCAGCAGCGTTGTTTTCCCGGAGCCGGAAGGTCCGATTATCACCATCACCTGGCCATGCTCGACCGTGAGATCAACACCCTTCAGAACCTCCAGCGGCCCGAAGGATTTATGCAGTTGCCGTATTTCAATCATAGGTCTTCCTCCTTAACCGGCCGAATAACGGTCCAGCCGTTTCTCCAGGTATTTCTGCAGCACCGACAACACCGAACAGAACAGCAGATAGAACAGCCCGGCTTCACAATAGAGCAGCAGCGGTTCGTAGGTTGTGGCTGTGATCTGCTGTGCTTTTCTGAACATCTCCACGTAAGTGATGCTGGCGGCAAGTGAGGTGTCCTTCACAAGACTGATGAAAGAGTTCGATAAGGGCGGTACCGAAACACGGGCAGCCTGAGGCAGAATTACGCGCCGCAGCGCCTGCCCCCGGCTCATGCCGACGGAGAACGCAGCCTCCCATTGACCTTTATGTATGGACAGAATAGCCGCCCGGACAATCTCCGACGAATAGGCTCCGACACTTAGGGTGAAGCCGATAACGGCTGCAATGAACGGATCAAGCACAATCCCGACTGACGGAAGGCCATAGAAAATAATAAACAGCTGCAGCAGCAGCGGTGTTCCACGGATCACCCAGACGTAGAAGCCGGCGATCAGCTTCGGAATCCTCCAGGAGGATAAGCGGACCAAGGCTGTAATTACAGCCAGTGTAAGCCCGAGTACAAAGGAGACCAGCGTCAGCGGAATGGTAAAAGCCACCCCGGCTTTGAACAGAGGCAGCAGTGAATCGAGGAATATTTGTATTTTACGGTCATCCATCTCTCTGACACCCTTCCCGGACAAGCAGGACGGAGACTTCCGGCTCCGCCCCTGTCCATAAGTTACCTGAGCTTATTTCGATACGTCAGCTCCAAAATATTTCTCGGAGATCTTCAGGTACGTTCCGTCACTGTGAATTGCTGCCAGCGCTTCGTTCACTGCCTGAACCAGTTCGTCATTGCCCTTCAGGAAGACAGCTGCACTATGCGAGCCTTCAGCAATCTCATCCACCTGCTTGATCTTGATATCCGGCTTCTGCTTCTTCAGATCCAGGAACGACAAGCCGTCATTAACGGTTGCATCAATCCGTCCGGAGGTCAGCAGATCAATCGCCTGGTTAAAGCCTTCGGTAGATACAATTTCCGCACCGTTGTCGATAGCAATCTGCCCAAGGTTGCTGGTCAGGGACTGGCCGGCTTTCTTGCCTTTCAGATCAGCAAAGGTCTTGATATCCTGGTTGTCTTCAGGTACGATCAGCACCGCTTTGGATACGATATACGGGTCAGAGAAATCGTATTTCTCTTTGCGCTCATCCGTAATGGAAACTTCATTGAAAATGGTATCGAACCGCCCCGCATCCATCCCGGCAAATATGCCGTCCCATTGGGTTTCGATGAACTCCGGTTCCACGCCCAGACGTTTCGTCACTTCTTCAGCAATCTCTACGTCAAAGCCGGTCAGCTTGCCGTTCGCATCATGGAACGTGAACGGAGCATAAGTACCCTCGGTTCCGATCCGCAGCTTGCCGCTGGCCTTAACAGCCTCCAGGCTATTCTGCTCTGCCGGTGCCGCATTATTACCGGCAGCTGCCGTAGGCTCTGCTGCATTCCCCCCGGTTGCTGCACTATTATTATTGTTGCTGCCGCAAGCCGCAACCGCCACCATGGTCAGGAGCAGTACAAGTGTCAGGCTTAATTTCTTCATTAGATTAATCCCCTCTCATCTTTTCTCTTTAGGTCCCGGATGTTCCGGCAAAATGAATAGTAACATCGCCTTACTGCACGCGTCAATACTTTTTCCGATTATTTTTATCGGATTTATATTATTTTGTATTTTTGATAGTTTAGCTTACCCAAATTCCCGGTTATACATCAGCGGACGGGCAGATAATCTGCACGGAGAACCGGGAAATGGCACTGCTGAATATGCAAAACAGCGATCCTCCGGGTAACTGGAGAATCGCTGCTGTATTAAGCGGTTAGCACGCTGCTTCTAGCCGTGCATGATTTCAGGCACCGGCTTGTCCCGGCTGCTTCCGGCTTTGCGTCCCCGGCGCAGCAGCAGTCCGAGCACCGCGCCGCCCAAAGCAACAAAGATCATAATATGGAAGGTATCTGCGAACCCTTGAGCCAGGACAGTCTGCTTAGCCATTGTAAGAGCTTCCTGCGAGGCACTGGCAGTGTTCTGTCCGGCTGCCGCTTCCTGCATCTCCGCTCCGCGCGCTGCAGTTCTGGAGGTTAGAATGGTAACAAGTGTCGACACCGCCAGAGAATTAATGACCTGCTGCATGGAATTCGTGAGCGAGGTTACGCGGTTGACCAGATGGACGGGCGCTTTATTGAGCAGATGGGTGTTCATCGGCATCATCATAAGCCCCATCCCGGCACCGCACATGATTAGCGGAAGAATAAGCTCCCGGCTCTGGGTCGTCAGATCTACATGGGAATACTGGAAAAGCGCCCCGGAGACCAGACTCAGGCCGCAGACGACGAGCCAGCGAACCCCGATCCGGTCGAACAGAATCCCGGCAACCGGCATCATCAGTCCCGAGGCAACGGCCTGCGGCAGCAGCGCCAGACCGGTATCGAAGGCGCCGAACCCGCGCGCCTGCTGGAGAAATTGCGGCAGCAGAAATAACGCGCCGTATAAACCAAACTGGGCAATCCACTGGACGATAATGCCGGTGGTGAAATCAACCGACCGCAGAATCCGCAGCTCCAGGAGCGGGGTCCGGGAACGCAGCTCGGCAATCACAAAGGCAATTAATGCAGCTGCTCCAAGCGCCAAACCGGCCAGTGTCTTGTCTGAAGTCCAGCTGGCAGCGCCTTGACTGACCCCGTAAGTAAGTGAGGCAAAGGCCAGAGGCCCAAGAATCATCCCGAGCTTATCCATTCCGGGGACGCTTGTCCGTTTGGTACCCGGCAGCTTGCGCAATCCGATCAGCACACATATAATGCCAATCGGGATGTTGATCAGGAAGATCCAGCGCCAGGAATGGTACTCCACCAGCCAGCCGGACAACACCGGCCCGATGGCCGGAGCGAACAATACCGGAATTCCCATAATGCCCATCACAACACCGACCTTGCTCTTTGGTGCCAGCCTGTACACATAGGCCATGCCTACCGGGAGCACACAGCCCCCGCCCAGCCCTTGCAGAACACGGAAAGCAATCAGCCATTCTGCACTGCCGGGGGTTGCACACAGAATCGAGCCGGCTGTAAATACAATGACTGCAGTCAGGAAAACCGTCTTCGCCCCGAACCGGTCAGACAGCCAGCCCGACAAGGGAATCACTGAGGCCTGTGCAAGCATATATCCCGTAACAATCCACTGCAGGGTATGCAGATCGGTGTTGAAATCCACTACCAGTCTGGACAATGCCACATTCATTGCAGTACTGTCCAGCACAACCATAAATACACCGAAGATAATCGCCAACAGCGGAACTAGAATGCCGGACAGCCGGAATTCCTCATTCTCCCTTAAGGTCTGATCCATATTTCTGCTCCTCCTGGTCTGTCCGCAGGCTGCGTTGACCGGCGGACAGGTTTGTCTATATAATTGAGATAATCGAGCCATCGGACAACTGTCCGCACTTGCATTTCATAGTCTACGGACAATTGTCCGCTATGTCAATTCATTTTCTTTCGTTTCTGCAAATAGTGCAAAATAGTGCAAATAGAATATCTGTTACTGAAAGGTGATTTCATGAAAATAAACAAACCTGAAACCGGGCTTATGTCAAAAGCAAATACAGAAACTATTACGCCTTCTGTAAAAGAATCCGCTGATCCCTACGTGCAGCGGATTCTGGAAGCTGCCCGCCAGCTGTTCACCGAAAGCGGACTTGAGGCCGTCAGTATGCACCGTATCGCCAAGCGGGCCGGGATCGGCCAAGGCTCCCTCTACCGGCGTTACACGGATAAGGGGGAAATCTGTTCAGCCCTGCTGCTCGACAGCACGGAGCGGTTTCTCTCCGGGATGGAGCAGCAGCTTGCAGCCGGCACAGGCGGGTCATCTTCACTGGCCCGTCTGCAGAGCAGCATTGAGCAGGTAGTAGATTTCATTGAGCAGTATGCTGAGCTGCTGAACATGATCAAATCCGAGTTCACCGGCAAGAAGCAGCTTACCCAGTTTGAGCATCCTTTTTTCCAGCGGCTTGGGCTGATTATGGCTGAGCTGCTGCAGCGTGCATCTGCAGGCGGCGAGATTATCGGGATCGATCCCCGCTTCGCTGCCACCGCCCTCATCTCGGTCCTCAGCCCCGATCTGTATCTCTATGAACAGAAGCGCCACGGCTCTTCCAAGCAGGATATTTCCCGCGGAATTGTCACCCTGTTCGTAACAGGCTTGGCCGGGCGCTGAACAGCAAGGTCTTTACAAGCGGGGAAATTATGGTATATTAAGTAGCAATTACGAATTCAATAGCACCTGTTATTTCACTAGGGGAGTCGGCCGACTGAGACGGAGCTTAAGCTCCGGACCCTTGGAACCTGATCTGGATCATACCAGCGGAGGGAAGTGGAGCAGAATGTATATGCAGTTCCGCATCCGTGCGCAGCTTACTGTACCTTCAAGGCCCATTCATTTCCTCCGGAAATGGATGGGTCTTTCTTGTATTCGTAACGCTATTTCACTTAACCGGGAGGCCAGCTTCAACAGACTATGATTAACATTCATAACTTGTCTTATTCCTTTGATTCTGCACCGGGGAATCCGGTATTCGCCGGCCTCTCAATGAATATCCGACGCGGTGAATTCATCTCTGTCGTCGGCGCCAGCGGCTGCGGCAAAAGCACATTGTTCAAAATTATCGCCGGTCTTCTTGAGCCCGGCGGCGGTGTGCTGTCGCTGCGCGGCATACCTTCTTCTGCCCGGCAGCGGCTTGGTGAGGTAGGCTACATGCCGCAGCAGGATCTCCTGCTGCCCTGGCGGACGGTGCTGGGCAACTGCCTGCTGCCCTGGGAGCTGAACCGCAGCTGTTCCAGGGAAGAAGCTGCCGGCAGGATCCGGGACATGCTGCACCGCTTCGGCCTGGCAGAGGCCGGGAATTGTTATCCGCATGAGCTGTCAGGCGGAATGCGCCAGCGGGCCGCTATGCTGCGCACCCTCGCAGCCGGCAATGAACTGCTGCTGCTGGATGAGCCATTCGGCGCGCTGGATGCCATAACCAAACGCGGACTTCAGCGCTGGCTGCTGGAGTTATGGTCGGAGCTTAACAGGACCGTGCTGTTCATCACCCATGATCTGGAGGAAGCGCTGCTGCTCAGCGACCGGATCTATCTGATGAACGCAGGCGGCGGGGTAGAAGAATTCATCACCAATCTTCCCCGCCCCAGGCCGCATAGCCTGAATTATGAACCGCAGTTTACAGCAATGCGGCAGGAACTGGAGCTGAAGCTGAATGACAGCCAGCTTGCTTAAGAGACTGATAAGGAATTACGCCCCGGCGCTCCTGCTCTCGCTGCTGATTCTCACAGCCTGGGAGATTATAGCCCGCCTGGGGCTAACCCCCTCCTTCATCCTCCCGTCCCCGTCTGCAATCTGGACGGCACTGGCTACAGACCGCAGACTGCTGCTGACGGTTCATCTGCCCGCCACACTGCTTGAGGTTCTGGCCGGCTTCAGCCTGTCAGTAGTCTGCGGCAGCCTGCTGGGTACAGGCATGCATCTGTTCAGACCGCTGGCCAAAGCGCTGTATCCGCTGCTCGTCATCAGCCAGACGCTCCCGCTGATTGCCCTTTCTCCATTGTTCATTATGTGGTTCGGGTACACCTTGTGGAGTAAAGTAGCTATAGTCTTCCTTACGGCATTCTTCCCGGTAGTCGTCGGTACCTATGACGGGCTGGGCAAGAATACGCAGAGCTACAGGGAGCTGATGCTGACGCTAGGCGCGAACCGCCGGCAGATTCTTTGCAAAGTATCCGTTCCGCTGGCACTGCCCTCTTTCTTCTCCGGGCTGAAGCTGTCCGTTGTGTACTCGGTCATCGGCGCTACACTCGGGGAATGGCTCGGAGGCAGCCGGGGTCTGGGTTACTTCAGCCGGAGAATGGCCGGCAATCTGCAGAGTGCCGAGATGTTCGCTGCTATTGTTATACTGTCCGCACTTGGTATTGCAATGTTTCTCTGCATTGCCGGTCTGGAAACGATATTACTGAAGAAAAGAGGCCGTTATTCATGAATTCCCCTGTCATTTCCGGAAAGAAAGCCTGGCTGCCCTATATCCTGCTACTCTCTGTTCTGCTGGTTCTGCCGGGCTGTTCCGGCAATACCCCTCCGGCGGCTTCCGGCTCCACTGCTCCCGAAGCCGGACCCCCACGCAAATTGACCCTGATGCTCGACTGGTATCCGAACGCCGTCCACAGTTTTTTGTATGCGGCACAGAGTCAGGGCTATTTCGCGGAAGAAGGGCTTGAGGTCGAGATCCGGATGCCTGCAGACAGCAATGACGCCTTGAAGCTGGTGGCAGCCGGACAAGTCGACCTTGCTCTCAGCTATCAGCCGCAGGTCCTGATGGCCAGAGGGGAGCAGATTCCCGTGAAATCTGTCGCCGCTCTGGTAAGACACCCGCTGAATCATCTCATGGTTGCCACAGGCAGCGGGATTACCCGGCCTAAGGAGCTAGCCGGCAGACAAGCCGGCTATTCTTCCATTCCGCTCTATGAGGCCATGCTGAACACAATGGTCAAGCACGACGGCGGCGATCCGTCATCCCTGAAGCTGGTTGATGTCGGATTCGAGCTGGTTCCGGCCCTGTCTACAGGCCGTGTTGACGGAATCATGGGCGGCTTCATAAATCATGAGCAGCTGATTCTGGAGCAGGAGGGGGATCCTGTCCGCTCCTTCAATCCCGTAGATTACGGGGTTCCGGATTATTATGAGCTGGTGCTGGTTGCCAGTGAACAAGGGCTGCAGGACTCGCAGGGCTATTTCCAAAGCTTCGTAAATGCCATGCGCAAAGGCCAGCAATTCGTTCAGGCCCAGCCGGAGCAGGCGCTGAAGCTGCTGCTGGCGCATCAGGATGACACCGCACCGCTTGATCCGGCAATAGAGCAGCGCAGCCTGGAGATTCTGCTGCCGCTGATGGACTCCGGAAGCCTGCCTTTCGGCCATCAGGATACATCTTCGTGGGAGAATGTCCGCAAGTGGCTGAGCGATAACGGTCTGCTGGCGGCGGATGTGGACAGCGCAGATGCATTTATTAATTTCTAGTGGTGGTTTTGCGGAGTCATTCAAGGAAGCTTATGCTATCAAACTCAAAGCACATGCTTACGAAGCCAGTTTGCGGAGTCATTCAAGGAAGCTTATGCTATCAAACTCAAAGCCAATGCTTACGAAGCCAGTTTGCGGAGTCATTCAAGGAAGCTTATGCTATCAAACTTATAGGAGGAATAATCATGTCATTTATAACGAAGGTACGGCAGGCGAATCCGCTTGTACATAATATTACGAATATCGTGGTGGCCAACTTCACCGCGAACGGGCTGCTGG encodes:
- a CDS encoding amino acid ABC transporter ATP-binding protein: MIEIRQLHKSFGPLEVLKGVDLTVEHGQVMVIIGPSGSGKTTLLRCFNLLELPDKGRLTVNKIRLEFTPGVKIPQRSLLALRQQTGMVFQSYNLFPHMTALGNVMEGQVTVQKRSKEEARAKALALLEKVGLADKADTYPHQLSGGQQQRVAIARAMAMEPEVLLFDEPTSALDPELVGEVLKVIRQLAREGMTMVIVTHEMKFAADVADRIILMDNGVILEQGTPQQVLEQTRNPRALQFLNRLSGEE
- a CDS encoding ABC transporter permease translates to MTASLLKRLIRNYAPALLLSLLILTAWEIIARLGLTPSFILPSPSAIWTALATDRRLLLTVHLPATLLEVLAGFSLSVVCGSLLGTGMHLFRPLAKALYPLLVISQTLPLIALSPLFIMWFGYTLWSKVAIVFLTAFFPVVVGTYDGLGKNTQSYRELMLTLGANRRQILCKVSVPLALPSFFSGLKLSVVYSVIGATLGEWLGGSRGLGYFSRRMAGNLQSAEMFAAIVILSALGIAMFLCIAGLETILLKKRGRYS
- a CDS encoding ABC transporter ATP-binding protein; protein product: MNIRRGEFISVVGASGCGKSTLFKIIAGLLEPGGGVLSLRGIPSSARQRLGEVGYMPQQDLLLPWRTVLGNCLLPWELNRSCSREEAAGRIRDMLHRFGLAEAGNCYPHELSGGMRQRAAMLRTLAAGNELLLLDEPFGALDAITKRGLQRWLLELWSELNRTVLFITHDLEEALLLSDRIYLMNAGGGVEEFITNLPRPRPHSLNYEPQFTAMRQELELKLNDSQLA
- a CDS encoding TetR/AcrR family transcriptional regulator; its protein translation is MSKANTETITPSVKESADPYVQRILEAARQLFTESGLEAVSMHRIAKRAGIGQGSLYRRYTDKGEICSALLLDSTERFLSGMEQQLAAGTGGSSSLARLQSSIEQVVDFIEQYAELLNMIKSEFTGKKQLTQFEHPFFQRLGLIMAELLQRASAGGEIIGIDPRFAATALISVLSPDLYLYEQKRHGSSKQDISRGIVTLFVTGLAGR
- a CDS encoding amino acid ABC transporter permease; protein product: MDDRKIQIFLDSLLPLFKAGVAFTIPLTLVSFVLGLTLAVITALVRLSSWRIPKLIAGFYVWVIRGTPLLLQLFIIFYGLPSVGIVLDPFIAAVIGFTLSVGAYSSEIVRAAILSIHKGQWEAAFSVGMSRGQALRRVILPQAARVSVPPLSNSFISLVKDTSLAASITYVEMFRKAQQITATTYEPLLLYCEAGLFYLLFCSVLSVLQKYLEKRLDRYSAG
- a CDS encoding DHA2 family efflux MFS transporter permease subunit; the protein is MDQTLRENEEFRLSGILVPLLAIIFGVFMVVLDSTAMNVALSRLVVDFNTDLHTLQWIVTGYMLAQASVIPLSGWLSDRFGAKTVFLTAVIVFTAGSILCATPGSAEWLIAFRVLQGLGGGCVLPVGMAYVYRLAPKSKVGVVMGIMGIPVLFAPAIGPVLSGWLVEYHSWRWIFLINIPIGIICVLIGLRKLPGTKRTSVPGMDKLGMILGPLAFASLTYGVSQGAASWTSDKTLAGLALGAAALIAFVIAELRSRTPLLELRILRSVDFTTGIIVQWIAQFGLYGALFLLPQFLQQARGFGAFDTGLALLPQAVASGLMMPVAGILFDRIGVRWLVVCGLSLVSGALFQYSHVDLTTQSRELILPLIMCGAGMGLMMMPMNTHLLNKAPVHLVNRVTSLTNSMQQVINSLAVSTLVTILTSRTAARGAEMQEAAAGQNTASASQEALTMAKQTVLAQGFADTFHIMIFVALGGAVLGLLLRRGRKAGSSRDKPVPEIMHG
- a CDS encoding amino acid ABC transporter substrate-binding protein, whose amino-acid sequence is MKKLSLTLVLLLTMVAVAACGSNNNNSAATGGNAAEPTAAAGNNAAPAEQNSLEAVKASGKLRIGTEGTYAPFTFHDANGKLTGFDVEIAEEVTKRLGVEPEFIETQWDGIFAGMDAGRFDTIFNEVSITDERKEKYDFSDPYIVSKAVLIVPEDNQDIKTFADLKGKKAGQSLTSNLGQIAIDNGAEIVSTEGFNQAIDLLTSGRIDATVNDGLSFLDLKKQKPDIKIKQVDEIAEGSHSAAVFLKGNDELVQAVNEALAAIHSDGTYLKISEKYFGADVSK
- a CDS encoding ABC transporter substrate-binding protein, which codes for MNSPVISGKKAWLPYILLLSVLLVLPGCSGNTPPAASGSTAPEAGPPRKLTLMLDWYPNAVHSFLYAAQSQGYFAEEGLEVEIRMPADSNDALKLVAAGQVDLALSYQPQVLMARGEQIPVKSVAALVRHPLNHLMVATGSGITRPKELAGRQAGYSSIPLYEAMLNTMVKHDGGDPSSLKLVDVGFELVPALSTGRVDGIMGGFINHEQLILEQEGDPVRSFNPVDYGVPDYYELVLVASEQGLQDSQGYFQSFVNAMRKGQQFVQAQPEQALKLLLAHQDDTAPLDPAIEQRSLEILLPLMDSGSLPFGHQDTSSWENVRKWLSDNGLLAADVDSADAFINF